The following coding sequences are from one Lolium rigidum isolate FL_2022 chromosome 6, APGP_CSIRO_Lrig_0.1, whole genome shotgun sequence window:
- the LOC124663215 gene encoding mitochondrial outer membrane protein porin 2-like has protein sequence MATPGDAPSMAATVDAPSMAATVDAPSVTAPIEAPSKAAAAPAGDAPPKAAAGPGLYSEIGKKARDLLNKDFNMDPKFTLTTYAENGAAITATSTKKDEAILSEIQTQFKYNNVKLDVKANSDSQVLITGTTEYPRVPGMKHITAISYPFKTPGKNELQYQNDYAGLSLGVGMNSKPLINFSGVVGNKSVAVGGDVAYDTAIGDWTKYNAGVSLTKEDLVASVMLNNKGDSLTASSYYMVNKQSAVGGELTHNFSSKENTSTVALQHSLDPLTTVKARYNNKGMVSGLIQHEWRPKSLLTISTEFDAKAIEKSSKIGLSLVLKP, from the exons ATGGCGACCCCTGGTGACGCTCCTTCCATGGCGGCCACGGTCGACGCTCCTTCCATGGCGGCCACGGTCGACGCTCCTTCTGTTACGGCCCCGATCGAGGCTCCTTCCAAGGCGGCCGCGGCCCCGGCCGGTGATGCTCCTCCCAAGGCGGCCGCCGGTCCTGGCCTCTACTCCGAGATCGGGAAGAAGGCCAGAG ATCTTCTGAACAAGGATTTCAACATGGACCCGAAGTTTACCCTCACCACTTACGCCGAAAACGGAGCC GCAATCACTGCTACGAGCACAAAGAAAGATGAGGCTATCCTTAGCGAGATCCAGACCCAGTTTAAGTACAACAATGTCAAACTTGATGTGAAAGCAAATTCAGACTCTCAA GTGTTAATCACAGGCACAACTGAGTATCCTCGTGTACCGGGCATGAAGCATATTACAGCAATTTCTTATCCATTCAAGACACCTGGAAAG AATGAACTCCAGTACCAGAATGATTACGCTGGTCTCAGTCTTGGTGTTGGCATGAACTCCAAACCTCTGATTAACTTTTCTGGTGTGGTTGGCAACAAATCTGTTGCTGTTGGTGGGGACGTTGCCTATGATACTGCAATTGGGGATTGGACCAAGTACAATGCTGGAGTGAGTCTCACCAAAGAAGATCTTGTTGCTTCCGTGATGCT GAACAACAAAGGGGACAGCCTGACTGCGTCCAGTTACTACATGGTGAACAAGCAGTCTGCTGTCGGAGGGGAGCTGACCCACAACTTCTCGAGCAAGGAGAACACGTCCACCGTTGCGTTGCAGCACTCCTTGGACCCTCTGACCACCGTGAAGGCGCGCTACAACAACAAAGGCATGGTCAGTGGCCTCATCCAGCACGAGTGGAGGCCCAAGTCATTGCTGACCATCTCCACCGAGTTTGACGCCAAGGCCATAGAGAAGAGCTCCAAGATTGGGCTCTCGCTGGTTCTTAAGccctga